A window of Microbacterium luteolum contains these coding sequences:
- a CDS encoding GMC family oxidoreductase has product MRSAIVVGAGTSGAIVARRLADAGVAVTLIEAGGYDTNPAIHDPSRAGELWHSAEDWDYFTVPQAHAAGRRLHLPRGKVTGGSHALNAMIWVRGAAPDYDGWERAGATGWGWSEVEPVYDAIEHDLLYVSDDYALSPIQASIIAAAVEEGLPHNPNYNGGVLDGVSQQQVTIRDGRRVNTWTTYAQPIAEKLTIITGREVHSVIIEDGRARGVRLGEGSDSEEVLADEVILSAGAIGSPTILLRSGIGPAAELEALGIPVVQDSPGVGKNLHDHLLSPVIFTTARPVGPPQTGVSVTQTHLFWRSRDDLAEPDTQPIHFSVPMWGELEPRGDDGFTLMAGLVTPHSRGALTLSGPGLADQPDIDLAALADERDVASLAASVRQCRRIGAQPALAEEWGAVEVYPGPEVSDADVDDWVRRTAITYHHQVGTCRMGTDAAAVVDPRLRVHGIEGLRVIDASVMPTVPTGNTNAPAAMIGERGAEFALAD; this is encoded by the coding sequence ATGCGCTCTGCGATCGTCGTCGGAGCGGGGACGTCGGGGGCCATCGTCGCGCGGAGACTGGCGGATGCCGGCGTCGCGGTGACCCTCATCGAAGCGGGCGGGTACGACACCAATCCGGCCATCCACGATCCCTCGCGCGCAGGAGAGCTGTGGCACTCCGCAGAGGACTGGGACTACTTCACCGTGCCGCAGGCGCACGCGGCCGGCCGTCGGCTGCACTTGCCCCGGGGCAAGGTGACCGGAGGATCGCACGCCCTCAACGCCATGATCTGGGTGCGCGGCGCCGCACCCGACTACGACGGATGGGAACGCGCCGGTGCGACCGGCTGGGGCTGGTCCGAGGTCGAACCCGTGTACGACGCGATCGAGCACGACCTGCTCTACGTGAGCGACGACTATGCGCTCTCGCCGATCCAGGCGTCGATCATCGCCGCCGCCGTGGAGGAGGGGCTGCCGCACAATCCGAACTACAACGGCGGCGTCCTCGACGGGGTCTCCCAGCAGCAGGTCACGATCCGCGACGGCCGCAGGGTGAACACCTGGACGACGTACGCGCAGCCGATCGCCGAGAAGCTGACGATCATCACCGGACGAGAGGTCCACTCGGTGATCATCGAGGACGGCCGGGCGCGGGGGGTCCGGCTGGGGGAGGGGTCCGATTCCGAGGAGGTGCTCGCCGACGAGGTCATCCTCTCGGCCGGCGCCATCGGATCGCCGACGATCCTGCTGCGATCGGGCATCGGCCCCGCGGCGGAGCTCGAGGCCCTGGGGATCCCGGTCGTGCAGGATTCGCCGGGGGTCGGCAAGAACCTGCACGACCACCTCCTCTCGCCGGTGATCTTCACGACCGCGCGCCCGGTGGGTCCGCCGCAGACCGGGGTCTCGGTGACGCAGACGCATCTCTTCTGGCGCAGCCGCGACGATCTGGCGGAGCCCGACACGCAGCCGATCCATTTCTCGGTCCCGATGTGGGGCGAGCTCGAGCCGCGAGGCGACGACGGCTTCACGCTCATGGCCGGGCTCGTGACCCCGCACAGTCGTGGTGCGCTGACGCTCAGCGGCCCTGGTCTGGCCGACCAGCCCGACATCGATCTGGCCGCGCTGGCCGACGAACGCGATGTCGCCTCGCTCGCGGCATCCGTGCGCCAATGCCGCCGCATCGGCGCGCAGCCGGCCCTCGCCGAGGAGTGGGGTGCGGTCGAGGTCTATCCCGGTCCCGAGGTGTCGGACGCCGACGTCGACGACTGGGTGCGTCGCACCGCCATCACCTATCACCACCAGGTCGGCACGTGCCGGATGGGGACGGATGCCGCTGCCGTGGTCGATCCACGACTGCGGGTGCACGGGATCGAGGGGCTGCGGGTGATCGACGCGTCCGTGATGCCCACGGTCCCGACCGGCAACACCAACGCGCCCGCCGCGATGATCGGCGAGCGCGGGGCGGAGTTCGCGCTCGCGGACTGA
- a CDS encoding aldehyde dehydrogenase family protein: protein MSESAAAAAALLDRIQAPEGAGRDIPDAATREVIGRAPVHAVADLDDAVARAHAAQPAWEALGHAKRSELLLAAADAIDANAEALAHLLSREQGKPLNGPNARFELGACSAWLRTNASIAIEPQVLVDDETLHAELIYKAAGVVGAIGPWNWPLMITIWQIGPSLRMGNTVVAKPSEYTPLSVLAMLAVMNEVLPADVLIGISGDREVGARLASHPDVAKIMFTGSTATGRRIIESSAGNLARLTLELGGNDAGIVLPGTDAAAIAQDLFWGAFINTGQTCAAMKRLYVHDSVYDDVVDALAEIAASVPMGNGLDEANVLGPLQNRAQFDIVTRLVDDAKSRGARIVAGGEPAPELGELFYRPTIVADIANDASLVQEEQFGPALPVIRYSDVDEAFAWANAVDVGLGASVWSSDPAAAREAATRMQAGTVWVNSHGGLHPMVPFGGVKSSGYGLEFGVEGLKSVAVTQVVSGPGRKG from the coding sequence ATGTCCGAATCCGCCGCAGCCGCCGCCGCGCTGCTCGACCGCATCCAGGCGCCGGAGGGCGCAGGCCGGGACATCCCCGATGCGGCGACCCGTGAAGTCATCGGCCGCGCGCCGGTGCACGCCGTCGCCGACCTCGACGACGCGGTCGCGCGGGCCCACGCCGCGCAGCCGGCATGGGAGGCGCTCGGCCACGCGAAGCGCAGCGAGCTGCTGCTCGCGGCCGCCGATGCGATCGACGCGAACGCCGAGGCGCTGGCCCATCTGCTCTCGCGCGAGCAGGGCAAACCCCTCAACGGCCCGAACGCCCGATTCGAGCTGGGCGCCTGCTCGGCCTGGCTGCGCACCAACGCGAGCATCGCGATCGAGCCGCAGGTGCTGGTCGACGACGAGACGCTCCACGCCGAGCTCATCTACAAGGCGGCCGGCGTGGTGGGCGCGATCGGTCCGTGGAACTGGCCCCTGATGATCACCATCTGGCAGATCGGGCCCTCGCTCCGGATGGGGAACACCGTCGTCGCGAAGCCGAGCGAGTACACGCCCCTCAGCGTGCTCGCGATGCTCGCCGTCATGAACGAGGTGCTTCCCGCCGATGTGCTGATCGGCATCTCCGGAGACCGCGAGGTGGGCGCGCGGCTCGCGTCGCACCCGGACGTCGCCAAGATCATGTTCACCGGATCGACCGCGACCGGACGACGCATCATCGAGAGCTCCGCAGGCAACCTCGCCCGTCTCACCCTCGAACTGGGCGGCAACGACGCCGGCATCGTGCTCCCGGGGACGGATGCCGCCGCCATCGCCCAGGACCTGTTCTGGGGCGCCTTCATCAACACCGGTCAGACCTGCGCCGCGATGAAGCGCCTCTACGTGCACGACTCCGTCTACGACGATGTCGTCGATGCGCTCGCCGAGATCGCGGCATCCGTTCCGATGGGGAACGGCCTCGACGAGGCCAACGTCCTCGGACCCCTGCAGAACCGCGCACAGTTCGACATCGTCACCCGGCTGGTCGACGACGCGAAGAGCCGCGGCGCGCGCATCGTCGCCGGCGGCGAGCCCGCGCCGGAGCTGGGGGAACTGTTCTACCGCCCGACGATCGTCGCCGACATCGCCAACGACGCCTCGCTCGTGCAGGAGGAGCAGTTCGGCCCGGCACTCCCGGTGATCCGGTACTCCGACGTCGACGAGGCCTTCGCCTGGGCGAACGCGGTCGATGTGGGACTCGGCGCCTCGGTCTGGTCGAGCGATCCGGCGGCGGCGCGGGAGGCCGCCACGCGCATGCAGGCGGGAACCGTGTGGGTCAACTCGCACGGCGGGCTGCATCCGATGGTCCCGTTCGGCGGGGTGAAGAGCTCGGGCTACGGCCTCGAGTTCGGCGTCGAAGGGCTCAAGTCGGTGGCCGTGACGCAGGTCGTGTCCGGCCCCGGTCGGAAGGGCTGA
- a CDS encoding TetR/AcrR family transcriptional regulator: MSQSGATEPARRGRPGYDRRGLLDASVAVFNESGYDATSVAALATRLGLSKAALYHHFSSKEEILETALGEALDGLEGVLADTRTVVPSERLAAVLQGAVRVLAAHLPSVTLLLRVRGNSDVERRALERRRAFDQEVTGIVRAAQREGAVRADVDASVATRLLFGMVNSLVEWYRPGGAEDADALAGDVLTVALDGLRTR, translated from the coding sequence ATGAGTCAGAGTGGCGCGACCGAACCGGCTCGGCGCGGCCGTCCGGGATACGACCGACGCGGCCTGCTCGACGCGTCTGTCGCCGTCTTCAACGAATCTGGCTACGACGCCACGTCGGTCGCTGCACTCGCCACCCGACTCGGATTGTCGAAGGCCGCTCTCTATCACCACTTCTCCTCGAAGGAGGAGATCCTCGAGACGGCACTCGGCGAAGCGCTGGACGGCCTCGAAGGCGTGCTCGCCGATACGCGGACGGTCGTCCCGAGCGAGCGCCTGGCGGCCGTGCTCCAGGGTGCCGTCCGTGTGCTCGCCGCGCACCTCCCGTCGGTGACCCTGCTGCTGCGCGTCCGCGGCAACAGCGATGTGGAACGCCGGGCGCTCGAACGACGCCGCGCCTTCGACCAGGAGGTCACGGGCATCGTGCGCGCCGCCCAGCGGGAGGGCGCCGTCCGAGCGGATGTCGACGCCTCGGTCGCGACACGACTGCTCTTCGGCATGGTCAACTCGCTCGTCGAGTGGTACCGCCCCGGCGGAGCCGAGGACGCCGACGCGCTCGCGGGAGACGTGCTGACCGTAGCGCTCGACGGTCTGCGCACGCGCTGA
- a CDS encoding Lrp/AsnC family transcriptional regulator, which produces MTVLDDIDHAILGELRRDARSSMTAIAEAVHISRAGAHARIKRLTDAGVITGYSVRTDPVLLGHHASAYVTLAIEQATWQDVRDRLRAIPEIEHMALVGGDFDVILLVRANDARDLRRIVLEDIQAIPSIRSTRTTLIFEDFGPS; this is translated from the coding sequence ATGACCGTGCTGGATGACATCGACCATGCGATCCTCGGTGAGCTCCGCCGGGATGCCCGGTCGTCGATGACGGCGATCGCCGAGGCCGTGCACATCTCGCGCGCCGGTGCCCACGCGCGCATCAAGCGGCTCACGGATGCCGGCGTCATCACCGGCTACTCGGTGCGCACCGATCCGGTGCTGCTGGGACATCACGCCAGCGCGTACGTCACGCTGGCGATCGAGCAGGCGACCTGGCAGGACGTGCGCGACCGCCTGCGCGCGATTCCCGAGATCGAGCACATGGCGCTGGTCGGCGGCGACTTCGACGTCATCCTGCTCGTGCGGGCCAACGATGCGCGGGATCTCCGTCGCATCGTGCTGGAGGACATCCAGGCGATCCCGTCGATCCGCTCGACGAGGACGACGCTGATCTTCGAGGACTTCGGGCCGAGCTGA